Proteins co-encoded in one Candidatus Eisenbacteria bacterium genomic window:
- a CDS encoding ABC transporter ATP-binding protein has product MSNPTAETPLLEARGIYKSFELGSQEIRVLRGVDLKMYKGEILTILGTSGVGKSTLLHILGTLERPTRGEVFYRGEAIAGWTEDRRAGLRNKAIGFVFQFHHLLPELTAIENVLVPGLIAGSTPAQLMPRAEELLFEVGLSDRLHHRPAELSGGELQRVAVARALFWDPPLVMADEPTGNLDPETGEKLHQLIYTLAKRREQSWLIVTHNENLSRMADRRSRVIGGILVEE; this is encoded by the coding sequence ATGAGTAACCCCACGGCCGAGACCCCCCTACTGGAGGCGAGGGGAATATATAAGTCCTTTGAGTTGGGATCCCAGGAGATCCGCGTTCTGCGCGGGGTGGATCTCAAAATGTACAAAGGGGAAATTTTGACAATCCTGGGGACCTCCGGCGTGGGCAAGAGCACGCTTCTGCATATTTTGGGAACCCTGGAACGTCCGACCCGAGGCGAGGTTTTTTATCGGGGTGAAGCTATCGCCGGCTGGACTGAAGACCGGCGGGCCGGGCTTCGGAATAAAGCCATTGGTTTTGTTTTTCAATTCCATCATCTGCTGCCCGAGCTGACAGCGATTGAAAATGTTTTAGTGCCCGGACTCATTGCGGGCTCGACACCGGCCCAATTGATGCCGAGGGCCGAGGAGTTGCTCTTCGAGGTAGGATTGTCCGACCGGTTGCATCATCGCCCGGCGGAGTTATCCGGGGGTGAGCTGCAGCGGGTCGCGGTGGCGCGGGCCCTTTTCTGGGATCCGCCGCTGGTGATGGCCGATGAGCCGACGGGGAATCTGGATCCCGAAACGGGCGAAAAGCTGCATCAGTTGATCTATACTCTGGCTAAAAGGCGGGAGCAAAGCTGGCTCATTGTAACTCATAATGAGAACCTATCCCGGATGGCCGATAGAAGGTCTAGAGTGATCGGCGGCATTTTGGTTGAAGAATAA
- a CDS encoding protein arginine kinase — MSFGVSDLLERSASWTNAQGPMSDRILSSRIRLARNIKGIRFITQAGEDELRTVLSRLRMALEGIPELEGGYLALMEDLSLMERQFLFERHLVSHDMTVGAPQQAVFLEPEEVFGIMVNEEDHLRLQTLASGFQLQESFEKLNQLDDHLAERLEYAFNSELGYQTSCPTNVGTGLRASVLIHLPSLVLTKKIRKVLAGVHQVGLSVRGFWGEGSDVVGNFFQISNQVTLGEREAQTLRNLDRVIRQVLEYEEKARDVLIREARMEVEDKIGRAHGTLCHARVLTSQEMIGLLSAVRFGVTLEMADMPGLQGLNELLILGQPAHIQLRIGREMSSIERNRFRADLVRERMKEAMREMAGPGGRSRAPDKGEEL; from the coding sequence ATGAGTTTCGGTGTGAGCGATTTGCTGGAGCGATCTGCCTCTTGGACCAATGCCCAAGGCCCCATGTCGGATCGTATCCTCTCTTCCCGCATCCGGCTGGCGCGCAATATCAAAGGGATCCGGTTTATCACGCAGGCGGGTGAGGATGAGCTTCGAACGGTCCTCAGCCGTCTCCGGATGGCCCTGGAGGGGATCCCTGAGTTGGAGGGAGGGTATCTCGCCCTCATGGAGGATTTGAGCCTGATGGAACGGCAATTCCTCTTTGAGAGGCATCTCGTCAGTCACGATATGACGGTGGGCGCTCCGCAACAGGCTGTTTTTTTGGAGCCGGAAGAAGTCTTCGGCATCATGGTCAATGAAGAGGATCATCTCAGGCTTCAGACGCTTGCCTCCGGATTCCAGTTGCAGGAGTCTTTCGAGAAGCTCAATCAGCTCGATGACCATCTCGCCGAGCGGCTGGAATACGCCTTTAATTCGGAACTCGGCTATCAGACATCATGTCCCACGAATGTGGGAACGGGATTGAGGGCATCGGTGTTAATCCATTTACCGAGCCTGGTACTGACAAAAAAGATTAGAAAGGTCCTTGCCGGGGTTCATCAGGTCGGTCTATCGGTCCGCGGATTTTGGGGTGAAGGCTCCGATGTTGTCGGAAATTTCTTCCAAATTTCGAACCAGGTGACCTTGGGCGAGCGGGAAGCGCAAACCCTCAGAAACCTTGATCGGGTGATCCGCCAGGTCCTGGAATATGAAGAGAAGGCCAGGGATGTCCTGATTCGCGAAGCGCGAATGGAAGTCGAGGATAAGATCGGACGCGCTCACGGCACCCTCTGTCACGCCCGTGTTCTCACATCCCAGGAGATGATCGGTCTGCTATCAGCTGTTCGCTTCGGCGTAACACTTGAAATGGCGGACATGCCCGGTTTACAGGGTCTCAACGAACTTCTCATCCTCGGCCAACCGGCGCATATACAGCTCCGAATCGGCCGGGAGATGAGCTCCATCGAAAGGAATCGCTTCCGTGCTGATCTTGTGCGGGAGAGAATGAAGGAAGCCATGAGGGAGATGGCCGGCCCCGGAGGACGGAGTCGGGCTCCCGACAAGGGGGAAGAGTTGTGA
- a CDS encoding lipoprotein-releasing ABC transporter permease subunit: protein MSLSRFLAKRYLLPKGRHAFHHIINWTSVQGMTLGVMALVIVLSVMNGFEAEVKNRIVGTYAHVMILRYGADGIEDAGRVQAAALQNDEVVAAAPFVYGKAMLSAQGSADGIVVRGIIPEEEVQVSRLSEFIQRDISGLDLSRDDDGRPGLILGVRVAENLGVTVGETVVLVSPVGTKRTPMGFIPKMRTFEVRGLFQSGMYEYDSILAYVGLKEAQSFLGMGDRVTGVGIKIVDMNRAQIVADDIVDSLGGFPYRSTNWIDMNGSLVSWMKIEKLVMSLILGLIVLVAAFNIASGLIMSVMDKKKDIGILKSMGATERGIMNIFVLTGLIVGLVGVTLGTSLGLLACLILDRYPLHLPSDVYFLDTLPLKVQPFDVLIVAAAVLVLCFLATLYPAWKASRLIPVEAIRYE, encoded by the coding sequence ATGTCACTCTCTCGTTTTTTGGCGAAGCGCTATCTCCTGCCCAAGGGCCGGCATGCTTTCCACCATATTATTAATTGGACATCAGTCCAGGGTATGACACTTGGAGTTATGGCGCTTGTCATCGTTTTATCCGTCATGAACGGTTTTGAAGCCGAGGTGAAGAACCGTATTGTGGGGACCTATGCTCATGTGATGATCCTCCGTTATGGCGCCGACGGGATCGAAGACGCGGGCCGGGTTCAGGCGGCCGCCTTGCAGAACGATGAGGTTGTCGCGGCGGCTCCTTTTGTTTATGGAAAGGCGATGCTCTCCGCTCAGGGATCGGCTGACGGTATCGTCGTCCGCGGCATCATACCGGAGGAGGAAGTGCAGGTCAGCCGCCTGTCGGAATTCATTCAGCGTGACATTTCGGGACTCGATCTGAGCCGTGATGACGATGGGAGACCAGGTCTCATCCTCGGTGTTCGTGTCGCGGAGAATCTTGGTGTCACGGTTGGCGAGACGGTGGTCCTGGTCTCCCCTGTAGGAACAAAACGGACGCCGATGGGCTTTATTCCGAAGATGCGTACCTTTGAAGTCAGAGGGCTCTTTCAATCCGGGATGTATGAGTATGATTCGATCCTTGCCTATGTCGGTCTGAAGGAGGCCCAGTCCTTTTTGGGAATGGGCGATCGAGTGACCGGCGTCGGTATCAAGATTGTGGATATGAACCGGGCGCAGATCGTCGCCGATGACATCGTCGATAGCCTGGGCGGCTTTCCATACCGGTCCACAAACTGGATCGATATGAACGGCAGTCTTGTATCCTGGATGAAGATAGAGAAACTTGTCATGTCGCTCATTCTCGGTCTTATTGTACTAGTGGCCGCTTTCAATATCGCTTCGGGTTTGATCATGTCGGTCATGGACAAGAAGAAGGATATCGGCATTCTAAAATCGATGGGGGCTACGGAACGGGGGATTATGAACATTTTCGTGCTCACAGGACTTATCGTCGGACTTGTGGGCGTCACCCTCGGCACATCTCTCGGGCTGCTCGCCTGCCTCATATTGGACCGGTACCCGCTTCATCTCCCATCCGATGTCTATTTTTTGGATACGCTCCCACTCAAAGTTCAGCCATTCGATGTTCTCATCGTCGCCGCGGCGGTTTTGGTCCTCTGCTTTCTGGCGACCCTCTATCCGGCTTGGAAGGCATCCCGATTGATTCCGGTCGAGGCGATTCGATATGAGTAA
- a CDS encoding UvrB/UvrC motif-containing protein produces the protein MKCQVCGQSEASVHFKEIKNDKVTELHLCRNCAQEKGFHSVMQSDKISLASQFQWMAENLSPVAEDGPGAVICPGCGLRYSHFARTGRLGCAECYRAFQVQLQPILRRVHGATRHAGKAPGLEGERLERRRQLQEMHDAMEMAIQKEDFEEAARLRDRIRDLESELKTAAEGGNGS, from the coding sequence ATGAAGTGCCAAGTCTGTGGACAGTCAGAGGCATCGGTGCATTTTAAGGAGATAAAAAACGACAAGGTGACAGAATTGCACCTCTGTCGGAACTGCGCCCAGGAGAAGGGATTCCACTCGGTCATGCAGAGTGACAAGATCTCTCTCGCCTCTCAATTTCAATGGATGGCGGAGAATCTTTCGCCTGTTGCCGAGGATGGGCCCGGCGCCGTTATTTGTCCCGGTTGTGGTCTGCGCTACAGCCACTTCGCTCGAACGGGCCGGCTGGGTTGTGCCGAGTGCTACCGGGCGTTCCAGGTCCAGCTCCAGCCCATCCTGAGACGGGTTCATGGGGCGACGCGGCATGCCGGTAAGGCCCCGGGTCTGGAGGGGGAGAGACTCGAGCGACGCCGACAACTTCAAGAGATGCATGATGCTATGGAGATGGCCATCCAGAAGGAAGACTTTGAGGAGGCGGCCAGACTTCGGGACCGGATTCGGGACTTGGAAAGTGAACTGAAGACGGCTGCGGAGGGAGGAAACGGGTCATGA
- a CDS encoding ATP-dependent Clp protease ATP-binding subunit codes for MHDKFTERVRKVIYLAREEASRLQHDAIGTEHLLLGLLREGEGIAATVLKNTGNDLDAIRHAVENLVAHTGGTLTIGEIPFTSNAKRVLELAVDEARQMGHNYVGTEHLLLGLIREGEGVAAKVLAEMKVDRKKVREETNKLLGGHPQQGAPSEGEDKSETPSLNQFGRDLTMLAREGKLDPIFGREEEIQRVIQILCRRKKNNPVLIGEPGVGKTAIVEGLAQQITEGKVPELLRSRRLITLDLASVVAGTKYRGQFEERLKTIMNEINESQDTIIFIDELHTIVGAGGAEGAIDASNMLKPALARGELQCIGATTLDEFRKHIEKDGALERRFQPIIVEPPTAAETIKILRGLGDKYEAHHRVKYTDDALVAAVRLSERFISDRNLPDKAIDVIDEAGSRARLSSTTYPTELQGLEHEIEEMSSEKEAAIRAQEFEKAAGLRDREKEMRREYEQMKREWSESKSIKRTEVSEDDIANIISMMTKIPVQKLEERESEKLLRMEEELTRWIVGQKEAVRAISRAIRRNRAGLRDPSRPIGTFVFLGPTGVGKTELARVIARFLFNDPDALIRIDMSEYMEKFSVSRLVGAPPGYVGYEEGGQLTEKVRRRPYSVVLLDEIEKAHPDVFNILLQVLEDGILTDSLKRKVSFKNTVLIMTSNIGARLIRGQGRMGFLQEDSEVTYESMKNTVMDEVRKVFNPEFLNRIDEILVFRSLEREHLEEIVKILISEVNNRLGDRKMKISLTAGAINLLLERGFEPSLGARPLRRAIQREIEDPLSEMVLKGKFGHGTEIRILKRGGELIFEEKNSKDEETDQPVEVPETEGS; via the coding sequence ATGCATGACAAATTCACCGAACGCGTTCGCAAAGTCATCTATCTCGCCAGGGAGGAGGCCAGCCGGCTTCAGCACGATGCCATCGGCACGGAGCATCTTCTTCTCGGTCTCCTGCGGGAGGGGGAAGGGATCGCGGCCACCGTCCTGAAGAATACCGGAAACGACCTCGATGCGATCCGTCATGCCGTTGAAAATCTGGTGGCCCACACCGGCGGTACGCTGACGATCGGCGAGATCCCTTTTACCTCAAATGCTAAAAGGGTCTTGGAACTTGCCGTCGATGAGGCGCGCCAGATGGGGCACAATTATGTCGGCACCGAGCATCTTTTACTGGGTTTGATCCGCGAGGGCGAAGGGGTTGCCGCCAAGGTGCTGGCGGAGATGAAAGTCGACCGTAAAAAAGTCCGGGAAGAGACCAATAAATTACTCGGCGGACACCCGCAGCAAGGAGCCCCTTCGGAGGGGGAGGATAAATCGGAGACCCCGAGCCTGAATCAATTCGGCCGTGATCTTACGATGCTGGCCCGGGAGGGGAAACTGGATCCGATTTTCGGCCGCGAAGAAGAGATACAGCGGGTTATACAAATTCTCTGCCGGCGAAAGAAAAATAACCCGGTGCTGATCGGAGAACCGGGCGTCGGAAAAACGGCGATCGTCGAGGGACTCGCCCAACAGATTACCGAGGGCAAGGTTCCCGAACTCCTGCGAAGCCGGCGGTTGATTACGCTTGACCTCGCGTCGGTCGTAGCGGGAACGAAGTATAGAGGGCAGTTCGAAGAGCGGCTCAAGACGATTATGAATGAGATCAATGAATCCCAGGACACGATTATCTTCATTGACGAGCTTCATACTATCGTCGGCGCCGGGGGCGCCGAAGGGGCGATAGATGCCTCAAATATGTTAAAGCCCGCTCTCGCCAGAGGTGAATTGCAGTGTATCGGCGCCACGACGCTGGATGAATTCCGAAAGCATATCGAGAAGGATGGAGCCCTGGAGAGGCGTTTTCAACCGATCATTGTTGAACCACCGACCGCGGCCGAGACGATCAAGATTCTCAGGGGTTTGGGGGACAAGTATGAGGCGCATCACCGTGTTAAGTATACCGATGACGCCCTTGTCGCCGCGGTGAGACTTTCTGAGAGGTTTATCTCCGATCGAAACCTGCCCGATAAGGCCATAGATGTGATCGATGAAGCGGGAAGCCGCGCGCGGTTGTCGAGTACGACCTATCCTACGGAGCTACAGGGTCTCGAGCATGAAATCGAGGAGATGTCGAGCGAGAAAGAAGCGGCCATCCGGGCACAGGAATTCGAGAAGGCGGCCGGTCTCCGCGATCGTGAAAAAGAAATGCGCCGTGAGTATGAACAGATGAAGCGGGAGTGGAGCGAATCAAAGAGCATTAAGCGCACCGAAGTCAGCGAAGATGATATCGCGAATATCATCTCGATGATGACCAAGATCCCGGTTCAGAAACTTGAGGAGAGGGAGTCCGAGAAGCTTCTTCGGATGGAAGAGGAATTGACCCGCTGGATTGTCGGTCAAAAAGAGGCCGTCCGGGCGATCAGCCGGGCGATCCGGCGGAATCGCGCGGGGCTGCGGGATCCGTCACGTCCGATCGGGACATTCGTCTTCCTAGGACCGACAGGTGTCGGGAAGACGGAGTTGGCCCGTGTGATCGCGCGTTTCCTCTTTAACGATCCTGATGCGCTGATCAGGATCGATATGAGTGAGTATATGGAGAAGTTCAGTGTAAGCCGTCTTGTCGGCGCTCCTCCCGGCTATGTCGGGTATGAAGAAGGGGGGCAGCTCACAGAGAAGGTTCGCCGCCGGCCCTATTCCGTGGTACTGCTGGACGAAATCGAGAAGGCGCACCCTGATGTCTTTAACATTCTGCTGCAGGTATTGGAAGACGGGATACTTACGGATAGTCTCAAACGAAAGGTCAGCTTCAAAAACACCGTACTCATCATGACATCCAACATCGGCGCCCGGTTGATCCGGGGTCAGGGTCGGATGGGATTCCTTCAGGAAGATTCGGAAGTTACCTATGAGTCGATGAAGAACACGGTGATGGATGAGGTGCGAAAGGTCTTTAATCCGGAATTTCTCAACCGAATCGATGAAATCCTGGTCTTCCGTTCGTTGGAGCGTGAGCATCTGGAAGAGATCGTGAAAATCCTTATCAGTGAGGTCAATAACCGCCTCGGGGACCGGAAGATGAAGATTTCCCTGACCGCCGGTGCGATCAATCTACTGCTCGAGCGCGGATTCGAACCGAGTCTCGGGGCGAGGCCGCTGCGCAGGGCTATCCAGCGGGAGATTGAGGATCCGCTCTCAGAGATGGTTCTAAAGGGGAAATTCGGTCACGGAACGGAAATCCGTATTTTAAAACGCGGTGGGGAACTGATCTTTGAAGAAAAGAATTCGAAAGATGAGGAAACAGATCAACCAGTTGAGGTCCCGGAAACGGAAGGATCCTAA
- the purQ gene encoding phosphoribosylformylglycinamidine synthase I — translation MMTSSHLQVAVLQFPGSNCEEETAWSLASVGLKPWIHRWNEPASLLQKAAAVVLPGGFSFQDRVRAGALAGKLPLMEAVVEMASAGKPVLGICNGAQILVEAGLLPGLEGERVEMTLAGNRMTGRSGYYSRWVHLEVKDVAADCLFTQTLKPGDLLPLPVAHAEGRFYTIDQKVSSMLDELVPLAYVDPENQGSSPFPWNPNGSLLSAAGVMNRKGNVLGLMPHPERALWMHQVPPTLDGAWGEERRRFIQARSEGPGWHIFRSLALSLRYLPRSSQQGGVS, via the coding sequence ATGATGACCTCCAGCCATCTTCAAGTCGCGGTATTACAATTTCCGGGCAGTAATTGCGAGGAGGAAACAGCATGGTCCCTCGCCTCGGTCGGATTGAAACCCTGGATCCACCGTTGGAATGAACCGGCCTCGCTCCTCCAAAAAGCGGCGGCGGTCGTGCTGCCGGGAGGTTTTTCATTCCAGGACCGTGTTCGTGCCGGCGCTCTGGCGGGCAAACTTCCCCTGATGGAGGCGGTGGTGGAGATGGCGTCGGCGGGAAAACCGGTGCTAGGGATTTGTAACGGCGCACAAATCCTTGTGGAAGCGGGTCTCCTTCCCGGTCTTGAAGGGGAGCGGGTTGAAATGACCCTCGCCGGGAACCGGATGACCGGGCGGTCCGGGTATTACAGTCGTTGGGTGCATCTCGAGGTGAAAGATGTGGCGGCTGATTGCCTCTTCACCCAAACACTCAAACCGGGCGATCTGCTGCCGTTGCCGGTGGCGCATGCAGAAGGGCGCTTTTACACCATTGATCAAAAGGTCTCTTCCATGTTGGATGAACTCGTTCCACTGGCCTATGTTGATCCTGAAAACCAGGGATCATCACCTTTCCCGTGGAATCCCAACGGAAGCCTTCTCTCAGCGGCCGGTGTCATGAACCGGAAGGGAAATGTCTTGGGATTGATGCCTCATCCGGAACGAGCGCTTTGGATGCACCAGGTGCCGCCGACCCTCGACGGCGCTTGGGGAGAGGAACGCCGCCGCTTTATACAAGCACGAAGCGAAGGCCCCGGGTGGCACATCTTCCGATCGCTCGCCCTCTCCCTGCGGTATCTTCCGCGATCATCGCAACAGGGAGGTGTCTCATGA
- a CDS encoding amidophosphoribosyltransferase, translating to MAVHGRGDITELLYLGLYALQHRGQEGAGMVTHNGQKTRIIRGLGLVPDSMTHAARARIPGYMGIGHVRYATTGKATKLRNVQPLLVDYKGGKLAVAHNGNFVNARALRSELESNGSIFQTTTDSELLLHLIARSKAKNLVDGFCEILERIEGACTCVALNEEIILGYRDPMGFRPLSLGEHDGMWMFASETCALDIIGARHVRDLEPGELVVLDGKRARTVAKLGGATKPSLCIFEQIYFSRPDSILFGESVNAVRRRLGHLLAQRHPAEADFVISIPDSSNSAALGFAEASGLPFELGLIRNHYIGRTFIQPEQSSRIDSVRIKFNPVREILDGKRVVVVDDSIVRGTTSRKLVEALYESGAREIHFRVSSPPITSPCYYGIDTPSRDELIASKKNVEMIRRFISATSLGFLTEEDLRAAVKDPDHYCMACFNGAYPTRTPEDARTLLFDRD from the coding sequence ATGGCGGTTCATGGGCGGGGTGATATCACCGAGCTGCTCTATCTCGGTCTCTATGCGTTGCAGCATAGGGGCCAGGAGGGCGCCGGCATGGTGACGCACAACGGTCAAAAAACCCGGATCATCCGGGGGTTGGGTCTTGTGCCCGATTCCATGACGCATGCGGCAAGGGCCAGGATCCCCGGTTATATGGGGATCGGGCATGTCCGCTATGCAACGACCGGCAAGGCGACAAAGCTAAGAAATGTTCAACCGCTCCTGGTCGATTATAAAGGCGGGAAATTGGCCGTCGCCCATAATGGAAATTTCGTGAATGCGAGGGCACTCCGATCCGAGTTGGAATCGAATGGTTCCATATTTCAAACGACGACGGATAGTGAGCTTCTCCTTCATCTCATCGCTCGATCAAAGGCAAAAAACCTCGTGGACGGTTTTTGTGAAATTCTGGAAAGAATCGAGGGCGCCTGCACCTGCGTCGCGTTGAACGAGGAAATCATCCTCGGTTACCGGGATCCCATGGGATTCCGGCCCCTGAGCCTCGGGGAACACGACGGAATGTGGATGTTCGCCTCGGAAACCTGCGCTCTGGATATTATCGGAGCCCGTCATGTGAGGGATCTCGAACCGGGAGAACTCGTCGTCCTTGATGGCAAGCGGGCGCGCACCGTCGCTAAACTGGGCGGGGCAACGAAACCCTCTCTCTGCATTTTTGAACAGATCTATTTCTCACGCCCCGACAGCATTCTTTTCGGGGAGTCGGTCAATGCGGTCCGTCGCCGGCTGGGTCATCTCCTCGCCCAGCGACACCCGGCTGAAGCCGACTTTGTCATTTCGATTCCCGACTCGAGCAATTCGGCCGCTCTCGGCTTCGCCGAGGCATCGGGTCTCCCCTTCGAATTGGGACTCATCAGGAATCATTATATCGGCCGCACCTTCATTCAGCCGGAGCAGAGCAGCCGGATCGATAGTGTAAGAATTAAATTCAATCCGGTGCGGGAGATTCTGGACGGGAAACGTGTTGTTGTTGTAGATGACTCGATCGTGCGGGGCACAACGAGCCGCAAGCTGGTAGAGGCTCTTTACGAGAGTGGAGCCCGGGAGATCCATTTCAGGGTAAGTTCTCCGCCGATCACCAGTCCCTGTTATTACGGTATTGATACGCCAAGTCGGGATGAGCTCATTGCGTCAAAGAAGAATGTAGAGATGATCCGGCGATTTATCAGTGCGACATCGCTGGGATTTCTCACCGAGGAGGATTTGCGGGCGGCCGTCAAGGATCCGGATCATTATTGTATGGCCTGTTTCAACGGAGCCTATCCCACGAGGACTCCCGAAGATGCCCGAACCCTACTCTTTGACAGGGACTAG
- the bamA gene encoding outer membrane protein assembly factor BamA produces MLLLLAGGMPPVGADEPAAAAETIVAMNFMGLASVDSSDVLLRLKLKEGEILDKDKMSESVRALYGMRVFSKIDVQTEPVPPDGVRITWIFEERPRVLSVGFQGYDHLGEADLKEKITLRKGRLLDKKTLEQDRKTLEEEYRNEGFPQAKVEVETQLSDDGVAVTYKIDEGKRSKIRKITFKGNVEMSDDELRGKLKLKKKALFRRGRYSSEKLEEDKERIVEFYKNEGFKDARILGATTTYSKNGEDLAIEFEVEEGPLYVFGDAVWEGSTVFDKDFLNIIAQIRRGDTFSQEKLENAVGQGYSVYTEKGYLVGLYIDPELSTHADTVDVTFRVKEGEPSNVYEVSILGNVRTREYVIRRELSIAPGDLLRRSVLLRSQRDVMALGFFEDIQIDYGPSGIGSDISVSFKVKERSTGTASAGAGYSSDTGLTGFVDLGHNNLFGRGQSVQIHLERGGKRRNYNFSFTEPWLYGRPTTLGLQVFNTQRTLDLYTEERKGGNVRIGRPWFYKWPDYTRVYLGYTLEDLKFSDMEDLDDSSRKYLTSGAGTSSQISLTFVRSSTDNPFYPTLGSVARWSTEIAGGPLSGDLNYVKSTWDLKQYFVPFWKPTVMLRYKLGHLAGFTTDEHIPGNETFRLGGTTFEHLRGYDDFYVVPEENVYYTSSGNEIRFPGGKFMFTFTAEYQFPIVSPLHGLLFFDAGNTWNTVEDFNLSHLKKSLGLGMRLEIPMLGQVGLDYAYNIEKGRFRTHLILGPSF; encoded by the coding sequence ATGCTGTTGCTTCTGGCGGGGGGGATGCCCCCCGTAGGAGCCGATGAGCCTGCCGCGGCGGCTGAAACGATCGTCGCGATGAATTTCATGGGGCTTGCTTCCGTTGACTCCTCGGATGTTCTTCTGCGTCTGAAATTGAAAGAGGGGGAGATTCTCGACAAGGACAAAATGTCGGAATCGGTGCGGGCTCTTTACGGCATGCGGGTCTTCTCAAAAATCGATGTCCAAACCGAACCGGTGCCGCCTGACGGCGTTCGCATCACCTGGATATTCGAAGAGCGGCCCCGGGTCCTCTCCGTTGGATTTCAAGGATACGATCATCTGGGTGAGGCCGATCTCAAAGAAAAGATCACACTGCGTAAAGGAAGACTTCTCGATAAAAAGACACTTGAACAGGACAGAAAAACGCTTGAAGAGGAATACCGGAACGAAGGATTTCCCCAGGCGAAGGTAGAGGTCGAAACGCAATTGAGCGATGATGGTGTGGCCGTTACCTATAAGATTGATGAAGGGAAACGCTCCAAAATCAGAAAAATTACCTTCAAGGGTAATGTAGAAATGTCGGATGATGAGCTGCGCGGCAAGCTGAAACTCAAGAAGAAGGCCCTCTTCCGGAGGGGCCGCTATAGTAGTGAGAAGCTTGAGGAAGATAAAGAACGGATTGTCGAGTTTTATAAAAATGAGGGTTTTAAAGACGCCCGCATCCTTGGAGCCACAACAACCTATTCGAAGAACGGTGAAGACCTGGCGATAGAATTCGAGGTTGAGGAAGGCCCCCTTTATGTTTTTGGCGACGCTGTTTGGGAAGGCTCCACTGTCTTTGACAAAGATTTTTTAAACATCATTGCCCAGATACGCAGAGGAGACACCTTCAGCCAGGAAAAGCTGGAAAATGCGGTCGGACAGGGGTACTCGGTTTATACAGAGAAAGGATATCTCGTCGGTCTCTATATTGATCCCGAACTCTCGACCCACGCTGACACGGTTGATGTTACTTTCAGGGTTAAAGAAGGCGAGCCCAGCAATGTCTATGAGGTATCCATCCTTGGGAATGTCCGGACTCGGGAGTACGTGATCCGGCGCGAATTGAGCATTGCTCCCGGCGATCTCCTGCGCCGTTCCGTATTGCTGCGTAGCCAGCGCGATGTCATGGCTTTGGGTTTCTTTGAAGATATCCAAATCGACTACGGCCCGTCGGGAATCGGCAGCGATATCAGTGTTTCGTTCAAGGTTAAGGAGCGGAGCACCGGTACGGCTTCCGCGGGGGCCGGCTACAGCAGCGATACGGGACTGACCGGTTTCGTCGACCTGGGGCATAATAACCTTTTCGGGCGGGGACAATCCGTCCAAATTCACCTGGAGCGGGGAGGGAAGAGGCGGAACTACAACTTCTCTTTCACCGAACCTTGGCTCTACGGCCGTCCAACCACCCTTGGACTCCAGGTTTTTAATACACAGCGTACTCTCGATCTCTATACTGAAGAGCGGAAGGGCGGCAATGTACGGATTGGGCGTCCCTGGTTTTACAAATGGCCCGATTATACCCGCGTCTATCTCGGTTACACATTAGAAGATCTGAAATTTTCGGATATGGAGGATTTGGACGATAGCAGCCGTAAGTACCTGACCTCGGGTGCGGGGACATCCTCCCAGATATCTCTGACTTTTGTCCGCAGCAGCACCGACAACCCCTTCTACCCGACATTGGGATCGGTTGCCCGGTGGAGCACGGAAATCGCCGGGGGGCCTTTGAGTGGTGACCTGAACTATGTCAAATCGACCTGGGACTTGAAGCAGTATTTCGTTCCCTTTTGGAAGCCAACCGTGATGCTCCGGTACAAACTGGGCCATCTCGCAGGGTTTACAACCGATGAGCATATACCTGGAAATGAGACGTTCAGGCTTGGCGGGACCACATTTGAGCATCTCCGGGGATATGATGATTTTTACGTCGTACCCGAAGAGAACGTCTACTACACATCCAGCGGTAATGAGATACGTTTTCCCGGCGGGAAATTCATGTTCACCTTTACCGCAGAATACCAATTCCCCATTGTCTCTCCCTTGCACGGGCTCCTCTTTTTCGATGCGGGAAATACTTGGAACACCGTGGAGGACTTCAATCTATCTCATTTAAAGAAGAGCCTTGGACTGGGGATGAGGCTGGAAATCCCAATGCTGGGACAGGTTGGTCTCGATTATGCCTATAATATCGAGAAGGGGAGATTCCGAACCCATCTGATTCTGGGCCCGTCTTTTTAG